From one Sardina pilchardus chromosome 6, fSarPil1.1, whole genome shotgun sequence genomic stretch:
- the LOC134082108 gene encoding meprin A subunit beta-like, which translates to MNAKGVIMRAFEQFRLKTCIDFRPRFRIEQHISIKKDIGCWSKVGKNDWKQELSIGSDCDTVATIEHELMHALGFWHEQSRYDRDNYISINWENIEAGEERNFKIGTNDTNSTMDTPYDYFSVMHYPKDAFSNGNGSTIITKLPEFQDVIGQRLDMSHYDVEELNKFYGCNESISFLDHCSFDEDSMCGMSVCSKSSAGWERVRQAVGGPRSDHSYLGSPSQGFFMHFSTNGVKVGNSAKMETRRMTPRRSCKVQCLEFFYYHSGSWSDQLNIWIREFDGVDDVKGTRRLMDQIKGSQAGYWQLYHVSLNATKTFQVEFEARKGLGRSGGGFSVDDINLSETECPHQTWQIRNFEGQLKASANSSVMFSPLYYSSDGYRYQIAAVLTRDYFVVFARLVSGRSDYRLQWPCPWRQITFLLLDQNPHIRKRMSKQSSVTTSPSYITAEYFGSPSVWGSLNVNGFYANKVWPHGLVMTTTQLKSRDFLKGGDAFLLISMEDISSLRYSNNLKCPTVKGKSISVSPLPPTKDDWPCVTKMPITTTSTHPPTTTTSTTTTTASTLRPSITRVTTQTTTTITEGPTTVYSQNPKFSTVRASDNPPPPDRCNNIFSVTCYKTEISPGALMLVVLFVFIFGMLCKSCCCCKTKRDIPSAENRVFMQMQ; encoded by the exons ATGAATGCAAAAGGAGTCATCATGAGAGCTTTCGAACAGTTCAGGCTCAAAACATGTATTGACTTCAGACCCCGGTTTAGGATTGAACAACACATTTCAATCAAGAAGGACATAGG ATGTTGGTCCAAAGTTGGGAAAAATGACTGGAAGCAGGAACTCTCTATTGGCTCTGATTGTGATACTGTGGCCACCATAGAGCATGAGCTCATGCATGCTTTGGGCTTTTGGCATGAGCAGTCCAGATATGACCGTGACAATTACATCTCAATCAACTGGGAAAACATTGAAGCAG GAGAGGAGCGAAATTTCAAAATTGGAACAAACGATACCAACAGCACCATGGACACCCCATATGACTACTTCTCAGTCATGCACTACCCCAAAGATGCCTTCAGCAATGGCAATGGATCTACCATCATCACAAAACTACCTGAGTTCCAAGATGTGATTGGACAGCGACTAGATATGAGCCATTATGATGTAGAAGAGCTTAACAAGTTTTATGGCTGTA aTGAGTCAATTTCCTTCCTGGACCACTGCAGCTTCGATGAAGACAGCATGTGTGGAATGAGTGTCTGCTCCAAGAGTTCAGCTGGATGGGAAAGAGTGAGACAAGCTGTGGGAGGTCCCCGCTCTGACCACAGCTATCTAGGCTCTCCCTCTCAGG GCTTCTTCATGCACTTCAGCACTAACGGAGTAAAAGTGGGAAACTCAGCCAAAATGGAGACCAGGAGGATGACCCCCAGGAGAAGCTGCAAGGTTCAGTGCCTTGAGTTCTTCTACTACCACAGTGGGAGTTGGTCTGACCAGCTCAACATCTGGATAAGAGAGTTTGATGGTGTTGATGACGTGAAGGGAACTCGCAGACTTATGGACCAAATAAAAG GTTCTCAAGCTGGCTACTGGCAGCTCTACCATGTTTCCCTGAATGCCACTAAGACTTTCCAGGTGGAGTTTGAGGCCCGCAAAGGACTAGGGAGATCCGGCGGTGGCTTCTCTGTGGACGACATCAACCTGTCAGAGACTGAATGCCCCCATCAGACATGGCAGATCAGGAACTTTGAAGGACAGTTAAAAGCCAGCGCTAACTCATCTGTTATGTTCAGCCCCCTGTACTACTCTAGCGATGGCTACCGTTACCAGATTGCAGCAGTCCTGACCAGAGATTATTTTGTCGTCTTTGCTCGCCTTGTGTCAGGACGTTCTGATTACAGGCTGCAGTGGCCGTGTCCCTGGAGGCAGATAACCTTCCTGCTGCTGGACCAGAACCCTCACATCCGAAAACGCATGTCTAAACAAAGTAGTGTAACTACCAGTCCATCGTATATAACTGCAG aaTATTTTGGCAGTCCAAGTGTTTGGGGATCTCTGAATGTGAATGGATTCTATGCTAACAAAGTGTGGCCTCATGGTCTGGTCATGACTACCACTCAACTCAAATCCAGAGATTTCCTCAAAGGAGGTGACGCATTTCTCCTTATTTCTATGGAAG ACATCTCCAGTCTACGTTACAGCAATAACCTCAAATGCCCCACTGTGAAAGGGAAGTCCATTTCTGTGTCTCCTCTGCCACCAACTAAAGACGATTGGCCGTGTGTAACCAA AATGCCGATTACCACAACCTCAACCCATCCTCCAACCacgacaacatcaacaacaacaacaactgcttCAACCCTCAG GCCCTCTATTACTAGAGTCAccacccaaacaaccaccaccatTACTGAAGGACCCACCACAGTTTATTCGCAAAATCCAAAGTTCTCAACTGTCAG GGCTTCCGACAACCCACCACCTCCTGACAG GTGTAATAACATCTTTTCTGTCACATGCTACAAGACAGAGATCTCCCCAGGGGCTCTCATGTTAGTTGtactgtttgttttcatttttgggATGCTGTGTAAATCATGTTGCTGTTGCAAGACGAAGCGTGATATACCATCGGCAGAAAATAGGGTTTTTATGCAGATGCAGTAA